One Chanodichthys erythropterus isolate Z2021 chromosome 22, ASM2448905v1, whole genome shotgun sequence DNA window includes the following coding sequences:
- the cysltr2a gene encoding cysteinyl leukotriene receptor 2, which produces MNASSPDFRENVSCLGSNNTDHFKRLVYPAAYIFIFVLGLAGHSLSICVFFSQWRTQKSLTPVSLLMVNLLVSDLMLVCSLPFRITYYVLNSQWLFGQVACRLILYVFYLNMYSSVYFLVALNILRYLALARPYLYIRIQTHYVTGILCGLIWVLMGLACSPLLFSKKRSDDDNSSRCLDLAVDSVDRLLLINNVTFPVGFVVPLVVILFCSVFVAKNLLRPSPALGRTRPCRKKACALVIISLGIFLVCFLPYHIVRTIFLSAEKQVKMNRYGDSCDFILVVRRAAVVAHCLCTANSCLDPVLFFFVGENSRSFFSKWTGGRKNSAFAAGRNPEQEELQILQK; this is translated from the coding sequence ATGAATGCGTCTTCTCCAGATTTCAGGGAAAACGTCTCCTGTTTAGGCTCCAATAACACAGATCACTTCAAACGCCTAGTGTACCCTGCAGCGTACATATTCATTTTTGTCCTGGGACTCGCCGGTCACTCTTTATCTATCTGCGTCTTCTTCAGCCAATGGAGGACCCAGAAGAGTTTAACTCCAGTCAGCCTGTTAATGGTGAACCTGTTGGTGTCAGACCTGATGCTGGTGTGCTCTTTGCCCTTCAGGATCACTTACTATGTGCTGAACTCGCAATGGCTGTTTGGTCAAGTCGCCTGTCGACTCATCTTGTACGTGTTTTATCTCAATATGTACAGCTCTGTGTATTTCCTAGTTGCACTGAATATCTTGCGTTACCTGGCACTGGCGCGGCCGTACCTGTACATACGCATACAGACCCACTACGTCACGGGTATCTTGTGTGGGCTCATTTGGGTCTTGATGGGTTTAGCCTGCAGTCCGCTGTTGTTCTCTAAGAAAAGAAGTGATGATGATAACAGTTCTCGATGCTTGGATTTGGCAGTGGACAGCGTGGACCGGTTGCTCCTTATCAACAACGTTACGTTTCCAGTGGGCTTTGTAGTGCCCTTGGTGGTCATTCTTTTCTGCTCTGTTTTTGTCGCAAAGAATCTTTTGAGACCTAGTCCTGCGCTCGGTAGGACCAGACCTTGCAGGAAGAAGGCATGCGCTCTGGTTATCATCAGCCTTGGGATCTTTCTGGTGTGCTTTTTACCTTATCACATAGTGCGGACGATCTTCTTATCAGCTGAGAAGCAAGTCAAGATGAATAGATACGGAGACTCATGTGACTTTATTTTGGTAGTCCGTAGGGCTGCCGTCGTAGCGCATTGTTTGTGCACGGCTAACAGTTGTCTGGACCCTGTTCTTTTCTTCTTCGTTGGGGAAAATTCCAGATCTTTCTTCTCTAAATGGACAGGAGGAAGAAAAAATAGCGCCTTTGCTGCAGGGAGAAACCCAGAGCAGGAAGAGTTACAGATATTGCAGAAGTAA
- the LOC137013111 gene encoding lysophosphatidic acid receptor 6-like has protein sequence MTEQNNCTNDEFKYVLYSSVFSIVFVLGLFFNMVAMYIFIWRLKMRNETTTYMMNLVVSDILFVFSLPFRMFYFINREWPFGKALCQISVALFYINMYGSILFLTCISMDRFLAIVYPFASRTLRTKRNARIACCVIWVVLLSGGLTAGFVMDTTSDPNTTSDKNNKTYCFENYSNSQWKSKVSKVVVCMETVGFLIPLMINVICSMRVLQTLRDPESISRGGQLNKAKILRMIVVHLFIFCFCFIPYNVNLVIYTLVRSGVIMNCTVESVVRTIYPIAFCIAVTNCCFDPVIYYFTSETIQNSIKRKSYAIRKNTLNTTNDNVDNRSNSINKIISLKAKFIIEESTI, from the coding sequence ATGACAGAGCAAAACAATTGCACCAATGATGAATTTAAATATGTGTTATACAGCTCTGTTTTCAGTATTGTCTTTGTTCTCGGGCTTTTCTTTAACATGGTGGCCATGTACATTTTTATATGGAGACTGAAAATGCGCAACGAGACCACAACGTACATGATGAACCTTGTGGTCTCGGATATCCTATTTGTCTTCAGCTTGCCTTTCAGAATGTTTTACTTCATTAACCGTGAGTGGCCTTTTGGCAAAGCTCTCTGCCAAATCTCAGTGGCCTTGTTCTACATCAATATGTATGGCAGCATCCTCTTCCTCACGTGCATTAGCATGGATCGCTTCCTGGCAATCGTTTATCCCTTTGCATCTAGAACACTGAGGACCAAGCGCAATGCTAGAATAGCCTGCTGTGTGATCTGGGTGGTTCTCCTGTCGGGAGGCCTAACCGCAGGGTTTGTGATGGACACCACATCAGATCCAAACACCACATCAGATAAGAACAACAAAACATACTGTTTTGAAAACTACTCAAATTCGCAGTGGAAGTCCAAGGTATCAAAAGTTGTGGTGTGTATGGAGACAGTGGGCTTCTTGATTCCGCTGATGATCAACGTTATCTGCTCCATGAGGGTCCTGCAGACCTTACGAGACCCAGAGAGCATCAGCCGTGGAGGGCAGCTGAACAAGGCCAAGATCTTGCGTATGATTGTGGTGCACttgtttattttctgtttttgcttCATCCCGTACAATGTCAATCTGGTCATCTACACCCTGGTCCGAAGTGGGGTTATTATGAACTGCACTGTGGAGTCAGTGGTCCGGACAATTTATCCTATTGCATTCTGCATTGCTGTGACTAActgttgttttgacccagtgatcTATTACTTCACCTCTGAGACAATTCAGAACTCTATTAAACGGAAGTCTTATGCTATCcgcaaaaacacattaaacactaCAAATGACAATGTTGATAACAGAAGCAATTCGATAAATAAAATCATATCTCTGAAAGCTAAATTCATCATTGAAGAGTCTACAATTTGA